From a single Flavobacterium sp. genomic region:
- the miaB gene encoding tRNA (N6-isopentenyl adenosine(37)-C2)-methylthiotransferase MiaB, with translation MEKVIDENKQGQSLVLDQKEGNTKKLFIESYGCQMNFSDSEIVASILYENGYNTTQNLEDADLVLVNTCSIRDKAEQTIRKRLEKYNAVKKINPTMKVGVLGCMAERLKSQFLEEEKIVDMVVGPDAYKDLPNLLAEVEEGRDAINVILSKEETYGDISPVRLNSNGVNAFVSITRGCDNMCTFCVVPFTRGRERSREPQSIIDEIQDLYDRGFKEVTLLGQNVDSYLWYGGGLKKDYEKATEMQKATAVDFAQLLDKCATLFPKMRFRFSTSNPQDMHVEVIETMAKHHNICNYIHLPVQSGSTRILKEMNRQHTREEYMTLIDKIYSIIPDISLSQDMIAGFPTETEEDHQDTLSLMEYVKYDFGFMFAYSERPGTLAARKMEDDVPEEVKKRRLNEIIDLQQRIGLERTQRFIGQEVEVLIEKESKRSDAHWSGRNSQNTVVVFPKENYKVGEFVLVKITDCTAATLIGEAVGYSELMN, from the coding sequence ATGGAAAAGGTAATTGATGAAAACAAACAAGGTCAGAGTCTAGTGCTTGACCAAAAAGAAGGAAATACAAAAAAACTTTTTATAGAGAGTTATGGTTGCCAAATGAACTTTTCGGACAGCGAAATTGTGGCTTCAATTCTTTACGAAAACGGATATAATACTACTCAAAATCTTGAAGACGCAGATTTAGTTTTGGTAAACACTTGTTCTATTCGCGATAAAGCGGAACAAACGATTCGTAAACGTTTAGAAAAATACAACGCAGTTAAGAAAATCAATCCAACGATGAAAGTCGGGGTTTTAGGTTGTATGGCAGAACGTTTGAAAAGTCAGTTTTTAGAGGAAGAAAAAATTGTGGACATGGTGGTTGGACCGGATGCTTACAAAGATTTACCCAATTTATTAGCGGAAGTAGAAGAAGGAAGAGATGCCATCAACGTAATCTTATCAAAAGAAGAAACGTATGGTGATATTTCTCCCGTTCGTTTAAACAGTAACGGTGTTAATGCTTTTGTTTCAATTACAAGAGGATGTGACAATATGTGTACGTTTTGCGTTGTTCCTTTTACACGTGGTCGTGAGCGTAGTCGTGAACCACAAAGTATTATTGACGAAATTCAAGATTTATACGATAGAGGTTTCAAAGAGGTAACCTTGTTAGGTCAAAATGTAGATAGTTACCTTTGGTATGGTGGTGGTTTGAAAAAAGACTATGAGAAAGCTACTGAAATGCAAAAAGCGACTGCTGTTGATTTTGCGCAATTATTAGACAAATGTGCAACGTTGTTTCCAAAAATGCGTTTTAGATTTTCTACTTCGAATCCGCAAGATATGCATGTTGAAGTGATTGAAACCATGGCAAAACACCATAATATTTGCAACTACATTCACTTACCTGTTCAAAGTGGAAGCACTCGAATTTTAAAAGAAATGAATCGTCAACACACCCGTGAAGAGTACATGACGTTGATTGATAAAATATACTCAATTATTCCAGACATTTCATTATCGCAAGATATGATTGCCGGTTTCCCAACAGAAACTGAAGAAGATCATCAAGACACATTAAGTTTGATGGAATATGTAAAATACGATTTCGGATTTATGTTTGCGTATTCAGAACGTCCAGGAACATTAGCAGCCCGCAAAATGGAAGACGATGTGCCAGAAGAAGTAAAGAAGAGACGTTTAAATGAAATCATCGATTTACAACAAAGAATTGGTTTAGAAAGAACACAACGTTTCATTGGACAAGAAGTAGAAGTATTGATTGAAAAAGAATCAAAACGCTCGGATGCACATTGGAGTGGAAGAAATTCACAAAATACCGTAGTGGTTTTCCCAAAAGAAAATTACAAGGTAGGCGAATTCGTACTAGTAAAAATCACAGATTGCACCGCTGCAACATTAATTGGAGAAGCGGTTGGATATTCAGAATTAATGAATTAA
- a CDS encoding formimidoylglutamase has translation MVFDFLQPVSVSVEQFISKLSNQTLGKKVALHTQTDFPVLENVSLAIVTVNEYRGANKENEDFAFEEFRKQLYSLYPGNWNVSIVDLGSVEAGESIEDTYFVVKKLVEELVKKKITPIIVGGSQDLTYAMYRAYDNLDQMVNLVSVDSKFGFAKEDSLVYNSFLSKIIVEEPNNLFNYANIGFQTYYNSQEEIDLIEKLYFEAYRLGEVSNNIAVAEPVFRDADLVSVDMNAVQSSYSGNNKEFSPNGFTGKEICALARYAGISDKVTSFGIFNFNSNTNEVVLITQMLWYFIEGFCFRSNEYPFGTKENYIKYIVLIEDEELVFYKSNITGRWWIEIPFLTHVNNKLKRNTLLPCMHEDYLAACEQEIPERWWKAQRRNIA, from the coding sequence ATGGTTTTTGATTTTTTGCAACCTGTTTCGGTTTCAGTGGAACAATTTATTTCAAAATTATCTAATCAAACATTAGGTAAAAAAGTTGCGTTGCACACTCAAACCGATTTTCCGGTTTTAGAAAATGTATCGTTAGCTATTGTCACGGTTAATGAATATAGAGGTGCAAATAAAGAAAATGAAGATTTTGCTTTTGAAGAATTTAGAAAACAATTGTACAGTTTATATCCTGGAAATTGGAATGTTTCTATAGTAGATTTAGGTTCTGTTGAGGCAGGTGAAAGTATAGAAGATACTTATTTTGTTGTAAAAAAGCTTGTTGAAGAGCTTGTAAAGAAAAAAATTACACCAATTATTGTAGGTGGCAGTCAAGATTTAACGTACGCAATGTATCGTGCCTATGATAATTTAGATCAAATGGTGAATTTAGTTTCTGTGGATAGTAAATTTGGTTTTGCTAAAGAAGATTCTTTGGTTTACAATTCTTTTTTGTCAAAAATTATTGTTGAAGAGCCAAATAATCTATTTAATTATGCTAATATTGGCTTTCAAACCTATTATAATTCACAAGAAGAAATTGATTTAATTGAAAAATTATATTTTGAAGCTTATCGATTAGGAGAAGTTTCCAATAATATTGCAGTTGCAGAACCTGTTTTTAGAGATGCAGATTTAGTAAGTGTAGATATGAATGCAGTTCAGTCGTCTTATTCTGGAAATAATAAGGAATTTTCTCCTAACGGATTTACAGGGAAAGAAATATGTGCATTGGCACGTTATGCCGGAATTAGTGATAAAGTAACTTCATTTGGAATTTTTAATTTTAATTCAAATACAAACGAAGTCGTTCTAATAACTCAAATGTTATGGTACTTTATAGAAGGCTTTTGTTTTCGTTCAAATGAGTATCCATTTGGTACAAAAGAAAATTATATTAAGTATATTGTCTTAATTGAAGATGAAGAATTGGTGTTTTATAAGAGTAATATAACAGGAAGATGGTGGATAGAAATACCTTTTTTAACACATGTTAACAATAAATTAAAAAGAAATACGTTATTACCTTGCATGCATGAAGATTATTTAGCGGCTTGCGAGCAAGAAATTCCAGAAAGATGGTGGAAAGCCCAAAGAAGAAATATAGCTTAA
- a CDS encoding NAD(P)/FAD-dependent oxidoreductase, with the protein MIDYIIVGNGLAGISFAEIALQNNKSIYVFDNNSQPSSRVAGGLYNPVVLKRFSEVWKAKDQIDFAFPLYHNIQSKLNVFFDFELPILRKLYSVEEQNNWFQAADKPNLAPFLDSKLVTTSYNSILSPFHYGKVKHTGYLEISILIEAYTNYLKSLNCFSSEPFDYDNIDFLENEVQYKGIKAKHIIFAEGFGLHSNPFFNDLPLDGTKGELLIIKAPNLKLDVVIKSSVFMLPIGNDLYKVGATYDWSDKTNNPTEAGKQELIEKLNELISCDYEIVQHFAGVRPTVKDRRPLVGTHPKYPQLHVLNGLGTRGVMLGPYLANQLFEHIENQFPLEKEIDIIRCYKKNLN; encoded by the coding sequence ATGATAGATTATATAATCGTAGGAAATGGCTTAGCCGGAATTTCATTTGCAGAAATAGCTTTGCAAAATAATAAATCAATTTATGTTTTTGATAATAATTCACAACCTTCCTCGCGTGTTGCTGGAGGATTATATAATCCAGTTGTTTTAAAACGATTTAGTGAAGTTTGGAAAGCCAAAGATCAAATCGATTTTGCATTTCCATTGTACCATAATATACAATCTAAATTAAATGTGTTTTTTGATTTTGAATTGCCTATTCTTCGTAAATTATATTCAGTTGAAGAGCAAAATAATTGGTTCCAAGCTGCTGATAAACCTAATTTAGCTCCTTTTTTAGATTCCAAATTGGTTACTACTTCTTATAATAGCATTCTGTCTCCTTTTCATTATGGAAAAGTGAAACATACGGGTTATCTTGAAATTTCAATTTTAATTGAAGCGTATACTAATTATTTAAAATCATTAAATTGTTTTTCTTCTGAACCATTCGATTACGATAATATTGATTTTTTAGAAAATGAAGTTCAATACAAAGGCATAAAAGCTAAACATATCATTTTTGCAGAAGGTTTTGGGTTACACTCTAATCCATTTTTTAATGATTTACCTTTGGATGGAACTAAAGGTGAATTACTTATTATTAAAGCCCCCAATTTAAAATTAGATGTTGTTATAAAATCAAGTGTTTTTATGCTACCTATTGGTAATGATTTATATAAAGTTGGCGCAACGTATGATTGGTCTGATAAAACAAATAATCCTACTGAAGCAGGAAAACAAGAATTAATTGAAAAACTGAATGAGTTAATTTCGTGCGATTATGAAATTGTTCAACATTTTGCAGGTGTAAGACCAACGGTTAAAGATAGAAGACCTCTTGTTGGAACGCATCCAAAATATCCGCAATTACATGTTTTAAATGGTTTAGGTACACGCGGAGTAATGCTAGGTCCGTATTTAGCTAATCAGCTTTTTGAACACATTGAAAATCAATTTCCGTTGGAAAAAGAAATTGATATTATAAGATGTTATAAAAAAAACCTAAACTAA
- the gldM gene encoding gliding motility protein GldM, which translates to MAGGKLTPRQKMINLMYLVFIAMLALNMSKEVLSAFGNFNDKFTESNKLTEEANNNLLSALNTKAADEPAKYAEPAKKAKDVAKISKDFIAFLETVKSEVTEGYTPDEKTGKLPFESMDKSTIDEKWFKGDGYSPRGTEIVTRIDKYVADIKKVLGNDVKYIPFIKEIEKKFSTADIANKEGVKIKFLDYKAKGFPAVSTLTFITAMQNDVKNTEAGAYNLFLGNALKTAASMKNFQAIVVLEKNAYFQGETVKGKVVLGRYDANTVPTSFDGPGKIDNGQAVISMTAGGIGEQTFSGKFGFLEDGKEIPLNFEGTYVVVPRPNQAIISADKMNVVYRGVPNPISISVPGIASNKVNASAPGMTKVGDGKFMLKAGSGSEVKINVTATMPDGKAMSSAQVFRIKGLPAPTGKVGGSEKNKGPKNNLEVCSVTAIMEDFDFPVTVNVTQFNIKVPGQPTVVVSGNKMDSRARAVIAKASKGDVIIINEIKAKFVGIDQESKRVSPCTYEIQ; encoded by the coding sequence ATGGCAGGAGGAAAATTAACCCCTAGACAGAAGATGATTAACCTTATGTATTTGGTTTTCATCGCAATGTTGGCATTAAATATGTCAAAAGAAGTATTATCAGCTTTTGGTAATTTTAATGACAAGTTTACAGAGTCAAATAAATTAACTGAAGAAGCTAACAATAATTTATTATCAGCTTTAAATACAAAGGCAGCTGATGAACCAGCTAAATATGCAGAGCCTGCAAAAAAAGCTAAGGATGTAGCTAAGATTTCTAAAGACTTCATTGCGTTTTTAGAAACTGTTAAATCTGAAGTTACTGAAGGTTATACTCCTGATGAAAAGACAGGTAAGTTACCTTTTGAATCTATGGATAAATCAACTATTGATGAAAAATGGTTTAAAGGTGATGGATATAGTCCTAGAGGAACTGAAATTGTTACAAGAATTGATAAATATGTTGCTGATATCAAGAAAGTATTAGGTAATGATGTGAAATATATTCCTTTTATCAAAGAAATTGAAAAGAAATTTTCTACTGCTGATATAGCTAATAAAGAAGGAGTAAAAATTAAATTTTTAGATTATAAGGCTAAAGGTTTTCCAGCAGTATCTACTTTAACTTTTATTACTGCAATGCAGAATGATGTTAAGAATACTGAAGCAGGAGCTTATAATTTATTTTTAGGTAATGCATTGAAAACTGCTGCATCAATGAAGAATTTTCAAGCTATTGTTGTCTTAGAAAAAAATGCTTATTTTCAAGGTGAAACAGTAAAAGGTAAAGTTGTTTTAGGTCGTTATGATGCTAACACAGTCCCTACATCTTTTGATGGTCCTGGTAAAATTGATAATGGTCAAGCAGTTATCTCAATGACAGCTGGTGGAATTGGTGAACAAACTTTTTCAGGAAAATTTGGATTTTTAGAAGATGGTAAAGAAATTCCTTTAAATTTTGAAGGTACTTATGTTGTTGTTCCTCGTCCTAATCAAGCTATTATTTCTGCTGATAAAATGAATGTTGTATACCGTGGTGTTCCTAATCCAATTTCAATATCTGTACCTGGAATTGCCTCTAATAAAGTGAATGCTAGTGCTCCTGGAATGACTAAGGTAGGTGATGGTAAATTTATGTTAAAAGCAGGTTCTGGTAGTGAGGTAAAAATCAATGTTACAGCTACTATGCCTGATGGTAAAGCAATGTCTAGTGCACAAGTATTTAGAATTAAAGGTTTACCAGCTCCAACAGGAAAAGTTGGTGGTTCTGAGAAAAATAAGGGTCCTAAAAACAATTTAGAAGTTTGTTCAGTAACTGCTATTATGGAAGATTTTGATTTTCCAGTAACTGTTAATGTGACTCAATTTAACATTAAAGTTCCTGGTCAACCAACTGTTGTTGTTTCAGGCAATAAAATGGATTCTCGAGCAAGAGCTGTTATTGCTAAAGCTTCAAAAGGTGATGTTATCATCATTAATGAAATTAAAGCTAAGTTTGTAGGTATCGATCAGGAATCTAAGAGAGTATCACCTTGTACATACGAAATACAATAA
- the gldN gene encoding gliding motility protein GldN: MNWRNSIAILVLVLSTTTFAQSNLLNAKTPDQIGKKTQAELSADNDKPLPYGYVHDRDILMGKRIWEIIDLDERVNFPLYFPVEGDVMSSPDRRPLYNVLVKGIKDGTITEVYDSSYFTSKKSLKDIEASLFKIDTTDVGREQMNEDIEAYRKGTKKISEEYIRKTEIEAYNVDAYKVVGYWYFDKRQGELKYRLLGICPVVPDVYEMDNPNPEMVELFWVYFPSTRDILHEATAFNNRNSAMPFSFDHILNARRFSGVIYLEENVYGDRKIADYMKENAQMQLLESDRVKEKIRDFEQDMWNY; encoded by the coding sequence ATGAATTGGAGAAATAGTATTGCAATTTTAGTTTTAGTTTTAAGTACTACTACTTTTGCTCAATCAAACTTATTAAACGCTAAGACACCTGATCAAATCGGTAAAAAGACTCAGGCAGAATTAAGTGCAGATAATGACAAGCCACTTCCTTATGGATATGTACATGATCGTGATATTTTAATGGGTAAGCGTATTTGGGAAATAATTGATTTAGATGAGAGAGTTAATTTTCCTTTATATTTCCCTGTTGAAGGTGATGTAATGTCATCTCCTGATAGAAGACCCCTTTATAATGTCTTAGTTAAAGGTATTAAAGATGGTACAATTACTGAAGTTTATGATTCAAGTTATTTTACATCTAAAAAATCTTTAAAAGATATTGAGGCTTCTTTGTTCAAAATTGATACTACTGATGTAGGTCGTGAGCAAATGAATGAAGATATTGAAGCTTACAGAAAAGGTACAAAAAAGATTTCTGAAGAGTATATTAGAAAAACAGAAATTGAGGCATATAATGTTGATGCATACAAGGTGGTTGGTTATTGGTATTTTGATAAGAGACAAGGGGAATTGAAATATCGTTTATTAGGTATTTGTCCAGTTGTTCCTGATGTATATGAAATGGATAATCCAAACCCTGAAATGGTTGAATTGTTTTGGGTATATTTCCCTTCAACAAGAGATATTCTGCATGAAGCTACTGCATTCAATAATAGAAATTCAGCTATGCCATTTTCATTTGACCACATTTTAAATGCACGTCGTTTCAGTGGAGTAATTTACTTGGAAGAGAATGTTTACGGAGACCGTAAAATTGCTGACTATATGAAAGAAAATGCTCAAATGCAATTGTTAGAATCTGATCGTGTAAAAGAGAAGATTCGTGACTTTGAACAAGATATGTGGAATTATTAA
- the gldK gene encoding gliding motility lipoprotein GldK, with amino-acid sequence MKKFVALSAILSLFISCGKGDKGELVGVKGRKWHPEKPYGMTLIPGGAFIMGKADDDLANIQDAPTKTVTVRSFYMDETEITNSEYRQFVEWVKDSTIRTRLAIFADEQGKKPGDGIGDFAFADVDPEKMTPYDKYMYENYYSVGTDDDIYAGRKLNKKIKVIKEPSKYPDEFYVEVMDSMYLPESESYNGLKTIDASKLKFKYNQVDLNKAVKKKGRKNFYEDAPPIEIYPDTTAWIKDFAYSYNEPMHNDYFWHQAYGDYPVVGVSWNQAKAFCAWRTMYKNAYVKKKKGRDQVNSFRLPTEAEWEYAARGGIEGGTYPWGGPYAKNDRGCFMANFKPNRGDYAADGALYTVEAKSYEPNDFNLYNMAGNVSEWTESSYYAEAYEFVSTMNPHVADKKNQRKVVRGGSWKDVAYFMQVSTRDYEYADSARSYIGFRTVQDYMGTATTGNRPK; translated from the coding sequence ATGAAGAAGTTTGTTGCATTATCAGCAATTTTGTCATTATTTATCAGTTGTGGTAAAGGCGATAAAGGAGAATTAGTAGGAGTTAAAGGAAGGAAATGGCATCCTGAAAAACCTTACGGTATGACGTTAATTCCTGGAGGAGCTTTTATTATGGGTAAAGCCGATGATGATTTAGCTAACATTCAAGACGCACCTACAAAAACAGTTACGGTTCGCTCATTCTATATGGATGAAACAGAAATTACAAATAGCGAGTACCGTCAGTTTGTTGAATGGGTAAAAGATTCAACAATTAGAACACGCTTAGCTATTTTTGCTGATGAGCAAGGTAAAAAACCAGGTGATGGAATTGGCGATTTTGCTTTTGCTGACGTTGATCCTGAAAAAATGACTCCTTATGATAAATACATGTATGAGAATTATTATAGTGTAGGTACTGATGATGATATTTATGCAGGTAGAAAATTAAATAAAAAAATTAAGGTAATTAAGGAGCCAAGTAAGTATCCTGATGAATTTTATGTAGAGGTTATGGATTCTATGTATTTACCTGAATCTGAGTCGTATAATGGTTTAAAGACTATAGATGCTTCGAAATTAAAATTTAAATATAATCAAGTTGACTTAAATAAAGCGGTAAAGAAAAAGGGACGTAAAAACTTTTATGAAGATGCACCGCCAATTGAAATATATCCTGATACAACCGCATGGATAAAAGATTTTGCTTACTCATACAATGAGCCTATGCACAACGACTATTTTTGGCATCAAGCATATGGGGATTATCCAGTAGTTGGAGTGTCTTGGAATCAGGCTAAAGCATTTTGTGCTTGGAGAACAATGTATAAAAATGCCTATGTTAAAAAGAAAAAAGGAAGAGATCAGGTAAATTCATTCCGTTTGCCAACTGAAGCTGAATGGGAATATGCTGCAAGAGGTGGAATTGAAGGTGGAACTTATCCTTGGGGTGGCCCTTATGCTAAAAATGACAGAGGTTGTTTTATGGCTAACTTTAAACCTAATCGTGGTGATTACGCTGCTGACGGTGCTTTGTATACTGTAGAAGCTAAATCATATGAGCCTAATGATTTTAACTTATACAACATGGCTGGTAATGTTTCTGAATGGACTGAATCTTCATATTATGCTGAAGCATATGAGTTTGTTTCTACAATGAATCCACATGTAGCAGATAAAAAGAATCAAAGAAAAGTAGTTCGAGGTGGTTCTTGGAAAGATGTTGCTTATTTTATGCAGGTTTCAACACGAGATTATGAGTATGCAGATTCGGCAAGAAGTTATATCGGTTTTAGAACTGTACAAGATTATATGGGTACGGCTACAACAGGTAACAGACCAAAATAG
- the topA gene encoding type I DNA topoisomerase yields MAKNLVIVESPAKAKTIEKFLGSEYQVESSYGHIADLPSREIGVDVENGFKPKYEVSADKKTLVTKLKGLAKNAEMVWLASDEDREGEAISWHLSEELNLKPEKTKRIVFHEITKTAIQKAIENPRGIDYNLVNAQQARRVLDRLVGYELSPVLWKKVKGGLSAGRVQSVSVRLIVEREREIQNFNPEASYSITAEFTNEAGKAFKAKLPKNFATKKEAEDFLTKNMGSSYKVGDLETKPTKKSPAAPFTTSTLQQEAARKLYLPVGITMQIAQRLYEAGLITYMRTDSVNLSQEAMAAAQAEITSYYGKEFSKPRSFNTKSKGAQEAHEAIRPTDMSRHTVAIDRDQARLYDLIWKRTLASQMSDAELERTNVKIEASNHSETFTATGEVIKFEGFLKVYLEGHDDDDEEQEGMLPALKINEKLANNYITATERFSRPPSRYTEASLVKKLEELGIGRPSTYAPTISTIIARTYVEKGSFEGQERKYIQIVLKNSEVKAQVLTENVGSDKGKLVPTDIGIIVNDFLVKNFNTILDYNFTAKVEQDFDEIAEGKVDWAKMMNDFYTHFHPNVVDVEKNADRESGERILGVHPVSGKQVSVRLGKYGAMAQIGEAVDENKQFASLRQDQNIGNITLEEVLNLFLLPKQLGTYKGEEIEVNNGRFGPYVKFGTQFISLPKGVDPMDVTMETAQGLIDEKVQADAPIGTYDNLPIQKGVGRFGPFIKWNGMFINVNKKYNFDNLSQSDLNELIEEKQQKDIDKVLHDWKAEGIKVEKARWGRSVITKGKIKIELSKDVDASKLTLEQVQEMIEKKTPAKKAPAKKATAKKTTTKKK; encoded by the coding sequence ATGGCAAAGAATTTAGTAATCGTTGAGTCACCAGCTAAGGCAAAAACCATCGAGAAATTTCTGGGAAGTGAGTATCAAGTAGAGTCGAGTTACGGCCATATTGCCGACTTACCTTCAAGAGAAATTGGAGTAGATGTAGAAAATGGTTTTAAACCAAAATATGAAGTTTCGGCGGATAAAAAAACATTGGTGACAAAATTAAAAGGATTAGCTAAAAATGCCGAAATGGTTTGGTTAGCTTCCGATGAGGACCGTGAGGGAGAAGCAATTTCTTGGCACTTATCTGAAGAATTAAATTTAAAACCCGAAAAAACAAAACGTATCGTTTTTCACGAAATTACGAAAACGGCTATTCAAAAAGCAATCGAAAATCCACGAGGAATTGATTATAACTTAGTAAATGCGCAACAAGCGCGTAGAGTTTTAGATAGATTAGTAGGTTACGAATTATCGCCAGTACTTTGGAAAAAAGTAAAAGGTGGTTTGTCAGCTGGTCGTGTGCAATCGGTTTCTGTTCGTTTGATTGTAGAACGCGAAAGAGAAATTCAAAATTTCAATCCAGAAGCTTCTTACAGTATTACGGCTGAATTCACTAACGAAGCTGGAAAAGCATTTAAAGCAAAATTACCTAAGAACTTCGCTACTAAAAAAGAAGCAGAAGATTTCTTAACTAAAAATATGGGTTCATCCTACAAAGTAGGAGATTTAGAAACGAAACCAACCAAAAAATCACCAGCAGCGCCTTTTACGACTTCAACGTTGCAACAAGAAGCGGCTAGAAAATTGTATTTACCTGTTGGAATTACGATGCAAATTGCACAACGTTTATACGAAGCCGGACTCATAACGTATATGAGAACGGATAGTGTAAACTTATCGCAAGAAGCAATGGCAGCAGCTCAAGCTGAAATTACAAGTTACTACGGAAAGGAATTTTCTAAACCAAGAAGTTTTAATACCAAATCAAAAGGAGCACAAGAAGCGCACGAAGCCATTCGTCCAACGGATATGTCGCGTCACACAGTAGCTATTGATAGAGATCAAGCGCGTTTGTATGATTTAATTTGGAAAAGAACATTGGCTTCTCAAATGAGTGATGCTGAATTAGAAAGAACCAACGTAAAAATTGAAGCTAGCAATCATTCAGAAACTTTTACAGCAACTGGAGAAGTGATTAAATTTGAAGGTTTCTTAAAAGTATATTTGGAAGGACATGATGATGATGATGAGGAACAAGAAGGAATGCTACCTGCTTTAAAAATAAACGAAAAACTTGCCAATAATTATATTACAGCTACCGAACGTTTTTCGCGTCCGCCAAGTCGTTACACCGAAGCTTCTTTGGTTAAAAAATTAGAAGAATTAGGAATTGGTCGTCCATCTACGTATGCACCAACTATTTCAACGATTATTGCCAGAACTTATGTTGAGAAAGGTAGTTTTGAAGGTCAAGAACGAAAATATATACAAATCGTTTTGAAAAACAGCGAAGTTAAAGCTCAAGTTTTAACTGAAAATGTAGGTTCGGACAAAGGGAAATTAGTTCCAACTGATATCGGAATTATCGTGAATGATTTCTTGGTTAAAAACTTCAACACAATATTAGATTACAATTTCACAGCAAAAGTAGAGCAAGATTTTGACGAAATTGCAGAAGGAAAAGTGGATTGGGCAAAAATGATGAATGATTTCTACACCCATTTCCATCCTAATGTAGTTGATGTTGAAAAAAATGCCGATAGAGAAAGTGGAGAACGTATTTTAGGTGTGCATCCTGTTTCAGGAAAACAAGTTTCGGTTCGTTTAGGAAAATACGGAGCAATGGCTCAAATTGGAGAAGCTGTTGATGAAAATAAACAATTTGCTAGTTTACGTCAAGATCAAAATATTGGAAATATTACGTTAGAAGAGGTGTTGAATTTATTCTTGCTTCCAAAACAACTAGGGACTTACAAAGGAGAAGAAATAGAAGTAAACAATGGTCGTTTTGGACCGTATGTGAAATTTGGAACCCAATTTATTTCGTTGCCAAAAGGAGTTGATCCAATGGATGTAACTATGGAAACAGCTCAAGGTTTAATTGATGAAAAAGTACAAGCAGATGCTCCAATTGGAACGTATGATAATTTGCCTATTCAAAAGGGTGTTGGTCGTTTTGGTCCTTTTATCAAATGGAACGGCATGTTTATCAATGTGAATAAAAAATATAATTTCGATAATTTATCGCAATCAGATTTGAATGAATTAATTGAAGAAAAACAACAAAAAGATATTGATAAAGTATTGCACGATTGGAAAGCAGAAGGCATCAAAGTGGAAAAAGCACGTTGGGGTCGTTCGGTAATTACAAAAGGGAAAATCAAAATAGAATTAAGCAAAGATGTTGATGCTTCTAAATTGACTTTGGAGCAAGTTCAAGAAATGATTGAAAAGAAAACACCAGCAAAAAAAGCGCCTGCAAAAAAAGCAACAGCTAAGAAAACAACAACAAAAAAGAAATAG
- the gldL gene encoding gliding motility protein GldL: MALLSKKMMGFLYGMGAAVVIVGALFKLQHWTGADIMLIVGLLTEAAIFALSAFEPVEHELDWSLVYPELAGGEAKAKDKKENPAEAQGLLSQKLDNMLKEAKIDGELMASLGNSIKNFEGAAKSISPTVDAMAGQKKYAEEMSTAAAQMEALNNLYKLQLDSASRNATANQEIADNAAKLKEQMQSMTSNIASLNAVYGGMLTAMSNRG, translated from the coding sequence ATGGCATTATTAAGCAAAAAAATGATGGGTTTCCTTTATGGAATGGGAGCAGCAGTAGTAATTGTTGGAGCATTATTTAAATTACAACATTGGACTGGTGCAGATATTATGCTTATCGTAGGATTATTAACAGAAGCGGCTATTTTTGCATTATCTGCATTTGAGCCAGTAGAACATGAATTAGATTGGTCTTTGGTTTATCCTGAATTAGCAGGTGGGGAAGCTAAAGCTAAAGATAAAAAAGAAAATCCAGCAGAAGCTCAAGGGTTATTATCTCAAAAATTAGATAATATGTTAAAAGAAGCTAAAATTGATGGTGAATTAATGGCTAGTTTAGGCAACAGTATCAAAAATTTTGAAGGTGCTGCTAAATCTATTTCTCCAACTGTAGATGCTATGGCTGGTCAAAAGAAATATGCTGAGGAAATGTCTACAGCGGCTGCACAAATGGAAGCTTTAAATAATTTATATAAATTGCAATTAGACAGCGCTTCTAGAAATGCTACTGCAAATCAAGAAATTGCTGATAATGCTGCTAAATTGAAAGAGCAAATGCAATCAATGACTTCTAACATTGCATCTTTAAATGCTGTTTATGGAGGAATGCTTACTGCTATGAGTAACAGAGGATAA